A genomic segment from Tessaracoccus defluvii encodes:
- a CDS encoding rhomboid family intramembrane serine protease: MSRFFHDTDDSWFRLGRLPVTSTVAVVLAGAIGILVTIFVGGGLVMSLAYSPHQLLQGQVWRPFTWPFVDGFSIWTVLNLVFLWLFGRDLEAQLGRKKMAWLFVGIWGSMTLAFTLVGFIAPGMLFGLGMVELAVLLLWIAEGPNRQFFFGIPAWAFGIFIVAMQVLSYLAARAWGGLLAMLLSMVLVAIAARSVGLLSLYPWIPGGPLASRPTRQRPAAPRPSHPTKGHSRHPERRVSDEARIDQLLDKINEGGFQSLTKAERNELEKLRLRRR, translated from the coding sequence GTTCCGGCTGGGTCGTCTCCCGGTGACCTCGACCGTTGCAGTCGTCCTCGCGGGGGCCATCGGGATCCTCGTCACCATCTTCGTGGGCGGCGGGCTGGTCATGAGCCTGGCCTACTCGCCGCATCAACTGCTCCAGGGCCAGGTCTGGCGCCCATTCACCTGGCCGTTCGTGGACGGCTTCTCGATCTGGACGGTGCTGAACCTCGTGTTCCTGTGGCTCTTCGGCCGCGATCTCGAGGCGCAGCTCGGTCGCAAGAAGATGGCTTGGCTCTTCGTCGGCATCTGGGGTTCGATGACGCTGGCGTTCACCCTCGTGGGGTTCATCGCCCCCGGCATGCTCTTCGGCCTGGGGATGGTGGAACTGGCGGTCCTGCTGCTGTGGATCGCTGAGGGCCCGAACCGGCAGTTCTTCTTCGGCATCCCGGCCTGGGCGTTCGGCATCTTCATCGTAGCGATGCAGGTCCTCAGCTACCTGGCGGCACGCGCCTGGGGTGGGCTGCTGGCGATGCTGCTGTCCATGGTGCTGGTGGCGATCGCGGCCCGCTCGGTCGGGCTGCTCAGCCTGTACCCGTGGATCCCCGGCGGTCCGCTGGCGAGCAGGCCCACCCGCCAGCGTCCGGCTGCCCCGCGGCCGTCGCATCCGACGAAGGGCCACTCCCGTCACCCCGAGCGACGGGTCTCCGACGAGGCCCGCATCGATCAACTCCTCGACAAGATCAACGAAGGCGGCTTCCAGTCGCTGACCAAGGCCGAACGCAACGAATTGGAGAAGCTGCGGCTGCGGCGCCGCTGA
- the pheS gene encoding phenylalanine--tRNA ligase subunit alpha, which produces MSGPNDNFDPKQVAALDPAAVDGYVSEALAAIAAADTSAELKRARADHAGDTSPLALANREIGALPPQARKEAGQRVGKARGQINQALAQRQEAVAAAELQAALAAEHIDMTLPVDIAPQGALHPVTNLIDEMIDVFVAMGWEVADGPELEAEWYNFDALNLAPDHPARALQDTLWVDPPEAGKLLRTQTSPVQARAMLTRGVPLYIISPGKVFRSDEYDATHLPVFHQLEGLVIDKGISMADLRGTLDHLARAMFGDVKTRMRPHFFPFTEPSAEVDLECFVCHGDSVGNPDRPCRTCRSEGWIEWGGCGIVNPRVLAACGIDPNEYTGFAFGMGVDRTVMFRTGASDLRNFVEGDIRFSRSILGGAR; this is translated from the coding sequence ATGTCAGGGCCTAACGACAACTTCGATCCCAAGCAGGTCGCCGCGCTCGACCCGGCTGCCGTGGACGGCTACGTGAGCGAGGCGCTCGCCGCCATCGCCGCCGCCGACACGTCGGCAGAACTGAAGCGCGCCCGCGCCGACCATGCCGGCGACACGTCCCCGCTGGCGCTGGCCAACCGTGAGATCGGGGCGCTGCCCCCGCAGGCGCGCAAGGAGGCCGGCCAGCGCGTCGGCAAGGCCCGCGGCCAGATCAACCAGGCGCTCGCCCAGCGGCAGGAGGCTGTCGCTGCCGCTGAGCTGCAGGCCGCGCTGGCGGCCGAGCACATCGACATGACGCTTCCCGTCGACATCGCCCCGCAGGGCGCGCTGCACCCCGTCACCAACCTCATTGACGAGATGATCGACGTCTTCGTCGCGATGGGGTGGGAGGTCGCGGACGGCCCCGAGCTCGAGGCCGAGTGGTACAACTTCGACGCCCTCAACCTGGCCCCCGACCATCCGGCGAGGGCCCTGCAGGACACCCTGTGGGTCGATCCGCCGGAGGCAGGGAAGCTGCTGCGTACGCAGACCTCCCCGGTCCAGGCGCGCGCCATGCTCACGCGCGGCGTCCCGCTGTACATCATCAGCCCCGGCAAGGTGTTCCGCTCCGACGAGTACGACGCGACCCACCTGCCCGTCTTCCACCAGCTCGAGGGCCTCGTCATCGACAAGGGCATTTCCATGGCGGACCTGCGCGGCACGCTCGACCACCTGGCCCGTGCCATGTTCGGCGACGTGAAGACCAGGATGCGCCCGCACTTCTTCCCCTTCACCGAGCCGTCGGCCGAGGTCGACCTCGAGTGCTTCGTCTGCCACGGCGACTCGGTCGGCAATCCCGACCGGCCCTGCCGCACCTGCCGCTCCGAGGGCTGGATCGAGTGGGGCGGCTGCGGCATCGTCAACCCGCGGGTGCTCGCCGCCTGCGGCATCGACCCGAACGAGTACACCGGCTTCGCGTTCGGCATGGGCGTCGACCGCACCGTGATGTTCCGCACCGGGGCCTCCGACCTTCGCAACTTCGTCGAGGGCGACATCCGCTTCAGCCGTTCGATCCTGGGAGGAGCCCGATGA
- a CDS encoding TrmH family RNA methyltransferase, whose translation MTSEPNAAPGLPASVLRSVRRLTQRRGRDVAGKFLAEGRQAVREALASGLVDEVIVDDPARHADLLDGLDVPVWRAHEGQMRELSDTVTPQGIVAVCRQLDFGWDSLQGARLVVICAQVRDPGNAGTVIRCADAFGADAVILTAGSVEIYNPKTVRSTVGSLFHMPILTGIPLAEAVARVKAQGMTVLAADGDGAPLDLKAAAGELSGPVAWMMGNEAWGLPEEDARLADEVVAVPMWGQAESLNLSSAAAVCLYATASAQRREPEDGGSHVRA comes from the coding sequence GTGACCTCAGAACCGAACGCCGCACCTGGACTTCCCGCCTCGGTGCTGCGTTCGGTTCGTCGTTTGACGCAGCGCCGGGGCCGGGACGTCGCAGGCAAGTTCCTCGCCGAGGGGCGCCAGGCGGTGCGTGAGGCGCTCGCCTCCGGGCTCGTCGACGAGGTGATCGTCGACGACCCCGCCAGGCACGCCGATCTCCTCGACGGCCTCGACGTTCCTGTGTGGCGCGCCCACGAGGGCCAGATGCGTGAGCTCAGCGACACCGTCACCCCGCAGGGGATCGTGGCGGTCTGCCGCCAACTCGACTTCGGCTGGGACTCGTTGCAGGGTGCCCGGCTCGTCGTCATCTGCGCGCAGGTCCGCGACCCCGGCAACGCCGGCACCGTCATCCGGTGCGCCGACGCGTTCGGGGCGGATGCGGTCATCCTGACCGCAGGCAGCGTCGAGATCTACAACCCCAAGACGGTCCGCTCGACCGTCGGCAGCCTGTTCCACATGCCGATCCTGACGGGCATCCCGCTCGCCGAGGCCGTCGCCCGGGTCAAGGCGCAGGGCATGACGGTGCTCGCAGCCGACGGCGACGGCGCACCCCTCGACCTCAAGGCCGCGGCCGGCGAACTCAGCGGCCCCGTCGCCTGGATGATGGGCAACGAGGCGTGGGGGCTGCCCGAGGAGGACGCCCGCTTAGCGGACGAGGTCGTCGCCGTCCCCATGTGGGGACAGGCCGAGAGCCTCAACCTTTCCAGCGCGGCCGCCGTCTGCCTCTACGCCACGGCATCCGCGCAACGACGAGAGCCAGAAGATGGAGGGTCCCATGTCAGGGCCTAA
- the rplT gene encoding 50S ribosomal protein L20, with protein MARVKRSVHAMKKRREILEQASGYRGQRSRLYRKAKEQILHSATYAYRDRRAKKGDFRALWIQRINAAARAEGMTYNRLISGLKNAGVEVDRKILADLAVNDVATFNALVAVAKDNQPAAAA; from the coding sequence ATGGCACGCGTGAAGCGTTCTGTGCATGCGATGAAGAAGCGTCGCGAAATCCTCGAGCAGGCCTCCGGCTACCGCGGTCAGCGCTCGCGTCTCTACCGCAAGGCCAAGGAGCAGATCCTGCACTCGGCCACCTACGCCTACCGCGACCGTCGCGCCAAGAAGGGCGACTTCCGCGCGCTCTGGATCCAGCGCATCAACGCCGCGGCCCGTGCCGAGGGAATGACCTACAACCGTCTCATCAGCGGCCTGAAGAACGCCGGCGTCGAGGTGGACCGCAAGATCCTCGCTGACCTTGCCGTCAACGATGTCGCGACCTTCAACGCGCTGGTTGCCGTCGCCAAGGACAACCAGCCTGCCGCTGCTGCCTGA
- the rpmI gene encoding 50S ribosomal protein L35, producing MPKMKSHSGAKKRFKTTGTGKLRRRQANLGHLNEHKASTRLRRLSTSEAVSPADAKKMRKLLGKHKGR from the coding sequence ATGCCGAAGATGAAGTCGCATTCCGGCGCGAAGAAGCGGTTCAAGACGACCGGGACGGGCAAGCTCCGTCGCCGTCAGGCGAACCTGGGCCACCTCAACGAGCACAAGGCCTCGACCCGTCTGCGTCGCCTGTCGACCAGCGAGGCTGTTTCCCCCGCCGATGCCAAGAAGATGCGCAAGCTTCTCGGCAAGCACAAGGGCCGCTGA
- the infC gene encoding translation initiation factor IF-3, with translation MSGHATFVNTGGPISTEPRINDRIRVPEVRLVGPNGEQVGIVRVEDALRLAAENDLDLVEVAPMARPPVAKLMDYGKFKFEAAQKERDARRNQSNVSTKEMKLRLKIDSHDYETKKGHVVRFLKGGDKVKITIMFRGREQSRPELGMELLKRLAADIAEYGYVESAPKQDGRNMLMVVGPTKKKTEARVDQAADRERRMAERRSNAELERAAEAELRAAAAAEAAAAAAKKKRGPADNMDPDIDL, from the coding sequence ATGTCGGGACACGCCACATTCGTGAACACTGGAGGACCCATCAGCACTGAACCGCGGATCAATGATCGCATCCGAGTACCCGAAGTCCGGCTCGTCGGCCCCAACGGCGAGCAGGTTGGAATCGTCCGCGTCGAGGACGCCCTGCGTCTAGCGGCGGAGAACGATCTGGATCTTGTCGAAGTTGCGCCGATGGCACGTCCCCCGGTCGCCAAGCTGATGGACTACGGCAAGTTCAAGTTCGAGGCGGCGCAGAAGGAACGCGACGCCCGACGGAACCAGTCGAACGTCAGCACCAAGGAGATGAAGCTCCGTCTCAAGATCGACAGCCACGATTACGAGACGAAGAAGGGCCACGTGGTCCGCTTCCTCAAGGGCGGCGACAAGGTGAAGATCACCATCATGTTCCGCGGCCGGGAGCAGTCCCGTCCCGAGCTGGGTATGGAGCTGCTGAAGCGCCTGGCAGCCGACATCGCCGAGTACGGCTACGTCGAGTCCGCCCCCAAGCAGGACGGCCGCAACATGCTGATGGTGGTCGGCCCCACGAAGAAGAAGACCGAGGCGCGGGTCGACCAGGCGGCCGACCGAGAGCGCCGCATGGCGGAGCGCAGGTCGAACGCCGAGCTGGAGCGGGCGGCTGAGGCCGAACTGCGCGCAGCGGCGGCAGCCGAGGCTGCCGCGGCAGCGGCGAAGAAGAAGCGCGGTCCTGCCGACAACATGGACCCTGACATCGATCTCTGA
- a CDS encoding SseB family protein: protein MPDLRTLAQPNSRFSGDDGAPDPVTRAAIAGARDQKGYIRALVALCTSRLLMPIVASGDEGGDGPDPDRHAEMAAVTLEEDGDIHLLAFTGIDSMRAWNPQARPVPCLLDELCTTVAAAGATRLLLDVAGPVPFVIAGEALDLLADGNALVEFENEEFAWVKYAEEGAGERAAEVDPGRKAPPTPDWCLEPEPRKVARVHRQLRLPAQAEPHSHPRLPQGGRVAEPAVYCPRFMVSGPSHARGPFACRDTPHS, encoded by the coding sequence ATGCCCGATCTGCGCACGCTCGCCCAGCCCAACTCCCGCTTCTCCGGCGACGACGGGGCCCCCGATCCGGTGACCCGCGCCGCCATCGCAGGCGCCCGCGACCAGAAGGGGTACATCCGGGCTCTGGTGGCGCTGTGCACCTCGCGCCTGCTCATGCCGATCGTGGCCAGCGGCGACGAGGGCGGAGACGGGCCCGATCCCGACCGTCACGCCGAGATGGCCGCGGTCACCCTCGAGGAGGACGGCGACATCCACCTGCTGGCCTTCACGGGCATCGACTCGATGCGGGCCTGGAACCCGCAGGCCAGGCCGGTGCCGTGCCTCCTCGACGAACTGTGCACCACGGTCGCCGCCGCGGGAGCCACCCGCCTGCTGCTCGACGTCGCCGGACCCGTTCCCTTCGTCATCGCCGGGGAGGCGCTGGACCTGCTCGCTGACGGCAACGCCCTAGTCGAGTTCGAGAACGAGGAGTTCGCCTGGGTGAAGTACGCCGAGGAGGGTGCGGGGGAGCGGGCCGCGGAGGTCGACCCGGGGAGGAAGGCCCCACCAACGCCTGATTGGTGTTTGGAGCCCGAACCACGTAAAGTTGCCCGAGTTCACCGGCAGCTTCGGCTGCCCGCACAAGCGGAGCCTCACTCCCACCCGCGTCTGCCCCAGGGCGGCCGGGTCGCCGAACCGGCAGTTTACTGTCCACGGTTCATGGTGTCGGGGCCCTCGCATGCGCGGGGGCCTTTTGCATGTCGGGACACGCCACATTCGTGA
- a CDS encoding PH domain-containing protein, whose translation MSEDTGDLPERLSYTSPPALMTSVVLSIVLLSCAMFGWWALGAEIREQITWPQMATLLFFIVFMIGMMLSIGYSRLWASDEGVVVRNGPIVRRYRIDQIAGVRLRPGDAWSSLLLKAEPELVRKPVLAIQFLEGEAGQRKVVELRRWLVAHGASASGPMQEPDAGADEQGPQQP comes from the coding sequence GTGAGCGAGGACACCGGGGACCTCCCGGAGCGGCTGTCCTACACCAGCCCGCCCGCGCTGATGACGTCGGTGGTGCTGTCCATCGTGCTGCTGTCGTGTGCGATGTTCGGATGGTGGGCGCTCGGAGCGGAGATCCGCGAGCAGATCACGTGGCCCCAGATGGCGACGCTGCTGTTCTTCATCGTCTTCATGATCGGGATGATGCTGTCGATCGGCTACTCCAGGCTGTGGGCCTCCGATGAGGGCGTCGTCGTCCGCAACGGCCCCATCGTCCGGCGCTACCGCATCGACCAGATCGCCGGCGTGCGGCTGCGGCCCGGCGATGCCTGGAGCTCGCTGCTCCTCAAGGCCGAGCCGGAACTGGTGCGCAAGCCGGTGCTCGCCATCCAGTTCCTGGAGGGCGAGGCAGGGCAGCGCAAGGTCGTCGAGCTTCGACGATGGCTGGTGGCCCATGGCGCCTCGGCGTCCGGTCCCATGCAGGAGCCCGACGCGGGCGCCGATGAGCAGGGGCCTCAGCAGCCCTGA
- the hisG gene encoding ATP phosphoribosyltransferase produces MSTPRLLRIAVPNKGALAEPAAAMLRAAGYRQRWDLKDLTLIDSDHEVEFYYLRPRDIAVYIGRGDLDLGITGRDMLLDSAADATEIMQLGFAGSRFRFAAPVGTTLTLPDLEGLRIATSYPGLLDGYLREQGISAELVKLDGAVESAIRLGVADVVADVVDTGTTLKRAGLELFGDPICTSEAVLIQRNGSDLPPQADALRTRLTSVLVAQNYLMMDYNVEAGNLAATTDLAPGVEGPTVSTLAKDGWCAVRVLVPRKGVHLLMDRLYEAGARGILLTELAACRL; encoded by the coding sequence GTGAGCACACCCCGACTCCTCCGCATCGCCGTCCCCAACAAGGGCGCCCTCGCCGAGCCCGCCGCGGCCATGCTGCGCGCCGCCGGCTACCGCCAGCGCTGGGACCTCAAGGACCTGACGCTGATCGACAGCGACCACGAGGTCGAGTTCTACTACCTCCGCCCCCGCGACATCGCCGTCTACATCGGCCGTGGCGACCTCGACCTCGGCATCACCGGCCGCGACATGCTCCTGGACTCCGCGGCCGACGCCACCGAGATCATGCAGCTGGGCTTCGCCGGCTCCCGGTTCCGGTTCGCGGCGCCCGTGGGCACGACCCTGACCCTGCCCGATCTCGAGGGCCTCCGCATCGCCACCAGCTACCCGGGGCTCCTCGATGGCTACCTGCGGGAGCAGGGCATCAGCGCCGAGCTGGTCAAGCTCGACGGCGCCGTCGAGTCCGCGATCCGGCTCGGCGTGGCCGACGTCGTCGCCGACGTGGTCGACACGGGAACCACCCTGAAGCGGGCAGGCCTCGAGCTGTTCGGCGACCCGATCTGCACCTCGGAGGCGGTGTTGATCCAGCGGAACGGCAGCGATCTGCCGCCGCAGGCCGACGCTCTGCGCACCCGGCTGACGTCCGTGCTCGTCGCCCAGAACTACCTGATGATGGACTACAACGTGGAGGCCGGGAACCTGGCCGCGACCACGGACCTCGCCCCCGGCGTCGAGGGGCCCACCGTCTCGACGCTCGCCAAGGACGGCTGGTGCGCCGTCCGGGTGCTGGTGCCCCGCAAGGGCGTGCACCTGCTGATGGACAGGCTCTACGAGGCGGGGGCGCGGGGCATTCTGCTCACCGAGCTCGCCGCGTGTCGGCTGTGA
- a CDS encoding phosphoribosyl-ATP diphosphatase: MKSFEQLFEQLTETARTRPEGSHTVARLDAGVHAIGKKIVEEAAEVWMASEYETKEQAAEEMSQLLYHVQVMMIALDLDLEDIYRYL; the protein is encoded by the coding sequence GTGAAGTCGTTTGAACAGCTCTTCGAGCAGCTCACCGAAACCGCCCGCACCCGCCCCGAGGGATCCCACACCGTGGCCCGCCTCGACGCCGGCGTGCATGCCATCGGCAAGAAGATCGTCGAGGAGGCCGCCGAGGTCTGGATGGCGTCCGAGTACGAAACCAAGGAGCAGGCGGCCGAGGAGATGAGCCAGTTGCTCTACCACGTGCAGGTCATGATGATCGCGCTCGATCTCGACCTCGAAGACATCTACCGCTACCTCTGA
- the mshC gene encoding cysteine--1-D-myo-inosityl 2-amino-2-deoxy-alpha-D-glucopyranoside ligase: MYAWPPVDVPTVAPSADVPETLSVFDTARRELVEVAPGNDARMYVCGITPYDATHLGHANTYLTFDLVNRVWRDLGRSVNYTQNVTDVDDPLLERAAQTGQEWEELAEDQTELFRSDMRDLRVIPPDHFVGAVESIALVIELIEELLPSGLVYQVDDPEHPDWYFNTVAAPGYGTLSHLDEAEMIAQFRDKGGDPDRAGKRHPLDCLVWRFARPEEPSWTSSLGAGRPGWHIECTAIALRYLGSAFDIQGGGSDLIFPHHEMCAAEAIVASGQPLAEAYVHSGMVGLHGEKMSKSKGNLELVSRLRHAGADPMAIRLALLDNHYRDDWEWTPDLLERATHRLAAWRGALNNPTGLPAAGTIAELRRALRTDLDAPAALRAVDTWVAGSLAVDSDDTDAPVELAVALDALLGIRI, encoded by the coding sequence ATGTATGCCTGGCCCCCGGTTGATGTGCCCACGGTTGCTCCCTCCGCTGACGTGCCGGAGACGTTGTCCGTGTTCGACACGGCACGCCGGGAGCTCGTCGAGGTGGCGCCGGGGAACGACGCCCGCATGTACGTCTGCGGCATCACGCCCTACGACGCGACCCACCTGGGCCACGCGAACACCTACCTGACCTTCGACCTCGTCAACCGGGTCTGGCGTGACCTCGGCCGATCGGTCAACTACACCCAGAACGTCACCGACGTCGACGACCCGCTGCTGGAGCGCGCGGCGCAGACAGGGCAGGAGTGGGAGGAACTGGCCGAGGACCAGACCGAACTCTTCCGCAGCGACATGCGCGACCTCCGTGTCATCCCGCCCGACCACTTCGTGGGCGCCGTCGAGTCCATCGCGCTGGTCATCGAGCTGATCGAGGAGCTCCTGCCGAGCGGGCTCGTCTACCAGGTCGACGATCCCGAGCACCCCGACTGGTACTTCAACACCGTCGCGGCCCCCGGCTACGGCACCCTCTCCCACCTCGACGAGGCGGAGATGATCGCCCAGTTCCGGGACAAGGGCGGCGACCCCGACCGGGCCGGCAAGCGGCACCCGCTCGACTGCCTGGTGTGGCGGTTCGCGCGCCCGGAGGAACCGAGCTGGACGTCGTCGCTGGGTGCGGGCCGCCCGGGCTGGCACATCGAGTGCACGGCCATCGCGCTGCGCTACCTCGGCTCGGCCTTCGACATCCAGGGCGGCGGCTCCGACCTGATCTTCCCCCACCACGAGATGTGCGCCGCCGAGGCGATCGTCGCGTCGGGGCAGCCGCTGGCCGAGGCGTACGTGCACTCGGGCATGGTGGGGCTGCACGGCGAGAAGATGAGCAAGTCCAAGGGCAATCTGGAGCTTGTCAGCCGGCTCCGCCACGCCGGGGCCGATCCCATGGCCATCCGGCTGGCGCTGCTCGACAACCACTACCGCGACGACTGGGAGTGGACCCCCGACCTGCTCGAGCGGGCCACCCACCGCCTCGCAGCCTGGCGAGGCGCCCTCAACAACCCGACGGGGTTGCCGGCCGCCGGGACCATCGCCGAGCTCCGCCGCGCCCTGCGCACAGACCTCGACGCGCCGGCCGCGCTCCGTGCGGTCGACACGTGGGTGGCCGGGTCCCTCGCCGTCGACAGCGACGACACGGACGCGCCCGTAGAGCTCGCGGTCGCCCTCGACGCACTGCTCGGCATCCGGATCTGA
- a CDS encoding SCO1664 family protein: MTGPAGRLRVVGRLVDASNATLLTLDEDERRWVYKPVIGEAPLWDFPSATLSRREVAAYALSETLGFSLVPETVWVDGPLGEGSAQAWVDGDTSDLVDLLRPEVVTAEWLPVLAAQLSDGSPIVLAHRDDAQLRRVALFDALLNNSDRKAGHLLVDGDRLAGIDHGVSLHVEDKLRTVLWGWAGTRSVPTRSRWRRLRPRWMSPRRRVWRTRSGRRCATVRIRCWRTGSFRCRLSGGTGSLGPRSRRYPGSHVCLAPG, from the coding sequence ATGACCGGCCCGGCCGGTCGGCTGCGGGTCGTCGGCCGGCTCGTGGATGCCTCCAACGCGACGCTGCTGACCCTCGACGAGGACGAACGTCGCTGGGTGTACAAGCCGGTCATCGGCGAAGCGCCGCTGTGGGACTTTCCCTCCGCCACTTTGTCCCGCCGCGAGGTTGCGGCCTACGCCCTCTCGGAGACGCTGGGGTTCTCTCTGGTGCCCGAGACGGTGTGGGTCGACGGCCCGCTGGGGGAGGGATCGGCCCAGGCGTGGGTCGACGGCGACACCTCCGACCTCGTCGACCTGCTGCGCCCCGAGGTGGTCACGGCGGAGTGGCTGCCCGTCCTTGCCGCGCAGCTGAGCGACGGCAGCCCCATCGTGCTGGCCCACCGCGACGACGCCCAGCTACGCAGGGTCGCGCTGTTCGATGCTCTGCTCAACAACTCCGACCGGAAGGCGGGGCACCTGCTCGTCGACGGGGACCGCCTGGCCGGCATCGATCACGGCGTCAGCCTCCACGTCGAGGACAAGCTCCGCACCGTCCTGTGGGGATGGGCGGGGACCCGCTCCGTCCCGACGAGATCGAGGTGGCGACGGCTGCGGCCGCGCTGGATGTCGCCCCGGCGCCGGGTCTGGCGGACGAGGAGTGGGAGGCGCTGCGCGACCGTGCGGATTCGCTGTTGGCGAACGGGGTCTTTCCGCTGCCGTCTGAGCGGTGGCACCGGATCCCTTGGCCCCCGATCTAGGCGCTACCCTGGCAGCCATGTATGCCTGGCCCCCGGTTGA
- a CDS encoding DUF3090 family protein, translating to MHPRHRRSAGQPAVPRPGGAGGRLASVALEKQQAQLLAFRIGEVLDQLAELGHDVPPVGQPADLGPLDAPISVEFRAAAIGLAWDHATRRLVLEFFAIDNDDDSSENSLLQIRLTPAMAREFSSRANVVVASGRPACPACGQPVDPGGHICPRANGYRAALFT from the coding sequence GTGCATCCTCGGCACCGTCGGTCAGCCGGGCAACCGGCTGTTCCTCGTCCAGGTGGCGCAGGGGGCAGACTGGCCTCCGTCGCCCTCGAGAAGCAGCAGGCGCAACTCCTCGCCTTCCGTATCGGAGAGGTGCTGGACCAGCTCGCCGAACTGGGGCACGACGTGCCGCCGGTCGGACAGCCCGCCGACCTCGGCCCCCTGGATGCCCCCATCTCCGTCGAGTTCCGCGCCGCCGCCATCGGCCTGGCCTGGGACCACGCCACCCGCCGCCTCGTCCTCGAGTTCTTCGCCATCGACAACGACGACGACTCCAGCGAGAACTCTCTGCTGCAGATCCGGCTCACGCCGGCCATGGCCCGCGAGTTCTCGTCGCGGGCCAACGTCGTCGTCGCGTCGGGACGCCCCGCCTGCCCCGCCTGCGGCCAGCCCGTCGACCCCGGCGGCCACATCTGCCCCCGCGCCAACGGCTACCGCGCCGCCCTGTTCACATGA
- a CDS encoding MSMEG_4193 family putative phosphomutase, translating into MTKVVLIRHARSSANASAILAGRLPGVGLDDVGRDQAAALMQLLRGITPSAVYTSPLQRCRETAELAGWADAEVIEELTECDYGSWSGRPLDELRGLPVWEEIQRTPSTVAFPDGESMTAMAERVVAAVAGLAARHGDGDVIAVFSHGDPLKAVLADALGLSLDDFQRLHVGPAGVSVIDYSGPRPMVLCVNSGSGVAGLVNASHGAPTVGGGDIPK; encoded by the coding sequence ATGACCAAGGTCGTACTGATCCGGCATGCCAGGTCGAGCGCCAACGCCTCCGCGATCCTCGCCGGACGCCTCCCCGGGGTGGGGCTCGACGACGTCGGGCGCGACCAGGCCGCGGCCCTGATGCAGCTCCTGCGGGGCATCACGCCGTCCGCCGTCTACACCTCCCCGCTGCAGCGCTGCCGCGAGACCGCCGAACTCGCAGGCTGGGCCGACGCCGAGGTGATCGAGGAGCTCACGGAGTGTGACTACGGCTCCTGGAGCGGCCGCCCCCTCGACGAACTGCGCGGGCTCCCTGTCTGGGAGGAGATCCAGCGGACCCCCTCGACGGTGGCGTTCCCGGACGGGGAATCGATGACGGCGATGGCCGAACGCGTGGTCGCCGCCGTGGCGGGGCTCGCCGCGCGCCATGGAGACGGCGACGTCATCGCCGTCTTCTCTCACGGTGATCCCCTCAAGGCGGTCCTCGCCGACGCGCTCGGACTGTCGCTCGACGACTTCCAGCGGCTGCACGTCGGCCCGGCCGGGGTCTCCGTGATCGACTACAGCGGCCCCCGTCCCATGGTCCTGTGCGTCAACTCCGGCAGCGGGGTGGCGGGCCTGGTCAACGCGTCTCATGGCGCGCCGACCGTCGGCGGCGGCGACATCCCGAAGTAG
- a CDS encoding undecaprenyl-diphosphate phosphatase, translating into MGTETAVLVYFRKDIWRIIVAWIGSLTGKVERSDPDARMGWLVIVGSIPIVVLGLLFQDAIDTSLRNLWITVAMLAGVGIVLLVADRIGARNTKELRELTWRDGIVLGLAQAAALIPGVSRSGATISAGLFLGYNREAATRYAFLLAIPAVFGSGLYKLKDIGGDASAAWGPTILATVLAFVVGYAVIAWLLRYISTHNFTVFVWYRLGLAAVVAVLIMTGVLAA; encoded by the coding sequence CTGGGCACCGAGACAGCCGTCCTCGTCTACTTTCGCAAGGACATCTGGCGCATCATCGTCGCCTGGATCGGCAGCCTCACCGGAAAGGTGGAGCGCTCCGATCCGGATGCCCGCATGGGCTGGCTGGTGATCGTCGGCTCCATCCCGATCGTGGTGCTGGGCCTGCTGTTCCAGGACGCCATCGACACGTCCCTGCGTAACCTGTGGATCACGGTGGCCATGCTGGCGGGCGTCGGCATCGTGCTGCTGGTCGCCGACCGGATCGGGGCCCGCAACACGAAGGAGCTGCGCGAGCTCACCTGGCGCGACGGCATCGTGCTCGGCCTCGCGCAGGCCGCGGCCCTGATTCCTGGCGTCTCCCGTTCGGGCGCGACCATCTCCGCCGGCCTGTTCCTCGGCTACAACCGGGAGGCCGCGACCCGCTACGCGTTCCTGCTGGCGATCCCCGCCGTCTTCGGCTCCGGCCTCTACAAGCTCAAGGACATCGGCGGCGACGCCAGCGCCGCCTGGGGGCCGACGATCCTGGCGACGGTGCTGGCGTTCGTCGTGGGCTACGCCGTCATCGCGTGGCTGCTGCGTTACATCTCGACCCACAACTTCACGGTCTTCGTCTGGTACCGCCTCGGCCTTGCCGCCGTCGTCGCCGTCCTGATCATGACCGGCGTGCTGGCTGCGTAG